A window from Theobroma cacao cultivar B97-61/B2 chromosome 3, Criollo_cocoa_genome_V2, whole genome shotgun sequence encodes these proteins:
- the LOC18605183 gene encoding poly(A) polymerase I produces the protein MAVPGLSFVCKPHFSLRPPLFHCFRKIRFSSVAAIETLDEPEVFIKDKSSQGSDSSHRNNVSEEDSKLPQWKKLNSQDLGISTTNISKPTRKVLNGLKRKGYEVYLVGGCVRDLILKRTPKDFDIITTAELREVVRAFSRCEIVGRRFPICHVHIGDTIVEVSSFSTSGQKFGRSLNYKLGRPAGCDEKDFIRWRNCLQRDFTINGLMFDPYARIIYDYMGGIEDIRKAKVRTVIPAGTSFQEDCARILRAIRIAARLGFSFSRETAHFIKNLSCSILRLDKSRILMEMNYMLAYGSAEASLRLLWKFGLLEILLPIQAAYFVSNGLRRRDKRSNMLLSLFSNLDRLLAPDRPCHGSLWVGILAFHKALFDKPRDPLVVAAYSLVVHNGGDILEAVNIATRINKSHDTSFRELSEPRNLENQTLINEVMDLAASVKSTLCKMTDEHFVSQAMSAYPQAPFSDLVFIPLALYLKVCKVFECVREGAEKGFVAKQGSRIDYELLALGSLSELRHTFARVVFDTVYPLNRT, from the exons ATGGCGGTTCCGGGGTTAAGCTTCGTTTGCAAGCCTCATTTCTCTCTTCGGCCTCCTCTCTTCCACTGCTTCCGCAAA ATTCGGTTCAGTTCCGTTGCTGCAATTGAGACGCTTGATGAACCAGAAGTTTTTATCAAAGACAAAAGCAGTCAAGGCTCTGACTCTTCTCATAGAAATAATG TGAGTGAAGAGGACAGCAAATTGCCACAGTGGAAGAAGCTGAATTCTCAGGATCTTGGAATTAGCACTACAAATATTTCCAAGCCAACAAGGAAAGTTCTTAATGGGCTCAAAAGAAAAG GGTATGAGGTTTACCTTGTAGGCGGCTGTGTACGGGATCTTATTTTGAAGAGAACACCAAAAGACTTCGATATAATAACCACAGCGGAACTTAGAGAG GTGGTGAGGGCATTTTCACGGTGTGAAATAGTTGGAAGACGGTTTCCTATATGCCATGTGCACATTGGTGATACAATAGTGGAG GTCTCAAGTTTTAGCACATCGGGACAGAAGTTTGGTAGGAGCCTGAACTACAAACTTGGAAGACCAGCTGGCTGTGATGAGAAGGATTTTATTCGTTGGAGAAATTGCTTGCAGCGGGACTTTACAATTAACGG GTTAATGTTTGATCCATATGCAAGGATAATTTATGACTACATGGGAGGAATTGAAGATATTAGAAAAGCTAAA GTACGAACTGTGATTCCTGCAGGTACTTCTTTTCAAGAGGATTGTG CTCGCATTCTACGTGCAATAAGAATTGCTGCTCGGTTAGGCTTTAGTTTTTCTAGGGAAACAGCTCATTTTATCAAAAACCTGTCTTGCTCAATATTGAGACTGGATAAG TCAAGGATTCTGATGGAAATGAACTACATGCTAGCATATGGTTCTGCAGAGGCTTCTTTGAGATTACTGTGGAAATTTGGACTCTTAGAAATACTTTTACCTATTCAG GCAGCATATTTTGTTAGCAATGGTTTACGGAGACGTGATAAGAGATCTAATATGCTCCTG TCATTGTTTTCTAACCTGGACAGACTTCTGGCACCTGACAGACCATGCCATGGTAGTTTATG GGTTGGAATATTAGCATTCCACAAAGCACTTTTTGACAAACCTAGAGATCCTCTGGTCGTTGCTGCATATAGCCTTGTAGTCCACAATGGTGGAGATATACTGGAAGCAGTAAATATTGCCACGAGGATCAACAAATCACATGATACTAGCTTTCGTGAACTATCAGAGCCACGAAATCTAGAGAATCAGACATTGATAAATGAGGTTATGGATCTTGCGGCATCTGTTAAAAGCACTTTGTGCAAGATGACTGATGAGCATTTTGTCTCCCAGGCAATGTCAGCATACCCTCAAGCCCCATTTTCAGATCTG GTATTTATACCATTGGCATTGTATTTGAAAGTTTGCAAGGTTTTTGAGTGTGTGAGAGAGGGTGCAGAGAAGGGATTTGTGGCCAAGCAAGGTAGCAGGATTGACTATGAGTTGTTAGCATTGGGTAGCCTAAGTGAACTACGACATACATTTGCAAGGGTTGTTTTTGATACTGTATACCCTCTGAACCGAACCTAA
- the LOC18605184 gene encoding mitochondrial phosphate carrier protein 3, mitochondrial, with translation MAISDNSRQSLLPSFLYSSPSSTKRVFGLDTALSNANHHHMLPRLPSSNVVGDAGAPSSRFVIPAPKEKIEMFSPAFYAACTAGGILSCGLTHTAVTPLDLVKCNMQINPTKYKGISSGFGVLLKEQGAKGLFKGWVPTLLGYSAQGACKMGFYEFFKKYYSDIAGPEFATKYKTLIYLAGSASAELIADVALCPMEAVKVRVQTQPGFARGLSDGFPKIVKAEGAGGLYKGLVPLWGRQIPYTMMKFACFENIVELLYKYSIPTPKDQCSKSLQLGVSFAGGYIAGVFCAIVSHPADNLVSFLNNAKGATVGDAVKKIGLWGLFTRGLPLRIVMIGTLTGAQWGIYDSFKVFVGLPTTGGGAPIPAVAKA, from the exons atggcaATCTCTGATAATTCTCGCCAATCTCTCCTTCCTAGCTTCCTCTATTCCTCTCCTTCCTCAACGAAACGAGTCTTCGGTCTGGACACGGCTTTGTCAAACGCCAATCATCATCATATGCTGCCTCGATTACCATCATCGAACGTGGTCGGTGATGCAGGGGCCCCTTCGAGTAGGTTTGTGATACCAGCGCCGAAGGAGAAGATCGAGATGTTCTCACCGGCTTTTTACGCCGCGTGTACTGCCGGTGGGATATTGAGCTGCGGCCTTACACACACAGCCGTCACGCCTCTCGATCTTGTCAAGTGCAACATGCAG ATTAACCCAACAAAATACAAAGGTATCTCATCTGGGTTTGGAGTTTTGCTAAAGGAGCAAGGTGCTAAAGGTTTATTTAAGGGTTGGGTGCCTACCCTGCTTGGTTACAGTGCTCAGGGTGCTTGTAAAATGGGTTTCTATGAATTCTTCAAGAAGTACTATTCTGACATTGCTGGGCCTGAGTTTGCCACAAAGTATAAGACCCTAATTTATCTTGCCGGTTCAGCATCTGCTGAATTGATTGCTGATGTTGCTCTCTGCCCCATGGAGGCAGTCAAAGTACGTGTGCAAACTCAGCCTGGATTTGCACGAGGTTTATCAGATGGGTTTCCGAAGATCGTGAAGGCTGAAGGTGCTGGCGG GTTGTATAAAGGACTTGTTCCTCTCTGGGGACGACAGATTCCAT ATACAATGATGAAATTTGcatgttttgaaaatattgttgaGCTACTCTACAAGTATTCCATCCCCACCCCTAAAGACCAGTGCAGTAAAAGTTTGCAACTTGGGGTGAGCTTTGCTGGTGGATACATAGCTGGTGTTTTCTGTGCCATTGTATCACATCCTGCTGACAACCTGGTGTCTTTTCTCAACAATGCCAAGGGGGCGACTGTTGGTGAT GCGGTGAAGAAGATAGGATTGTGGGGTCTTTTCACCCGCGGCCTTCCCCTTCGTATTGTAATGATTGGGACCCTTACTGGAGCACAATGGGGGATCTATGAttcttttaaagtttttgttgGGCT GCCAACCACTGGCGGTGGTGCTCCTATTCCTGCTGTTGCAAAGGCATGA
- the LOC18605186 gene encoding coiled-coil domain-containing protein SCD2, translated as MDRRRTASPVYGRQWSGGSSSSGSSSPAHPQSRLHLGAAGGMSTIKRTQNVAAKAAAQRLAQVMASQTPDDDEEDDDLGFRFGGPPVPTSFSNSSLNHSTLPAISVTRPNRSPSPALGRNFVEHAPSVRSTSAGRPAMSMRSTAPTLMPPSRTSVRTPVTIPPIDPPNRSRDKRFTADVGQLKAKDTGDQREASALRDELDMLQEENENLLDKLRSAEERREEGEARARELEKQVASLGEGVSLEAKLLSRKEAALRQREAALKAAKQTKDGREEEIAALRSELENLKDGAATAVEQLHEAESETKALRSMTQRMILTQEEMEEVVLKRCWLARYWGLAVQHGICADIAVSKHEYWSALAPLPFEVVVSAGQKAKEEAWDRGGGDPDRSKLVRDLNDLTGEGNIESMLSVEMGLRELASLKVEDAVVHALGKHRRLSLLHQSVADSKSPGDPKLIDAFELSEEEGEDVLFKEAWLTYLWRRAKVHGVEEDIAEERLQFWIRRSGQSPTSHDAVDVNRGLFELRKLGIEQQLWEASRKEIDQPSAALLSNHKYLEDS; from the exons ATGGATCGGAGGAGGACAGCGAGTCCGGTGTACGGCCGGCAGTGGAGTGGGGGATCGAGCAGCTCGGGCTCGTCGTCTCCGGCGCATCCTCAGTCGCGGTTGCATCTGGGTGCCGCCGGTGGTATGTCCACCATCAAGCGCACCCAAAACGTTGCCGCGAAAGCCGCCGCTCAACGGCTCGCTCAAGTCATGGCTTCGCAGACCCCCGACGACGACGAGGAAGACGACGATCTAGGGTTCCGGTTCGGCGGTCCTCCTGTACCTACTAGCTTCTCCAATAGCAGTTTAAATCACAGTACTTTGCCGGCGATCTCAGTCACTCGGCCTAATAGATCTCCCTCTCCTGCG TTAGGTCGGAATTTTGTAGAGCATGCGCCTTCGGTGCGGTCTACGTCAGCAGGGAGGCCGGCAATGTCGATGCGGTCAACGGCGCCGACTTTGATGCCGCCGAGTAGAACCTCAGTTCGGACACCAGTTACTATACCCCCGATTGATCCTCCAAATAGGAGCAGAGATAAAAG GTTTACAGCTGATGTAGGACAACTCAAAGCAAAAGACACTGGAGATCAGCGTGAAGCTTCTGCACTTCGTGATGAA CTTGATATGCTACAAGAAGAGAATGAGAATCTACTTGACAAG CTTCGTTCTGCGGAAGAAAGACGTGAGGAAGGAGAAGCAAGAGCTAGGGAGCTTGAGAAACAG GTTGCTTCCTTAGGAGAAGGTGTATCTTTAGAAGCCAAATTATTAAGTAG GAAGGAAGCAGCTTTGCGTCAAAGAGAG GCAGCGCTCAAGGCTGCAAAACAGACAAAGGATGGGAGGGAGGAGGAAATTGCAGCCCTTCGTTCAGAACTTGAG AATTTGAAGGATGGGGCTGCAACAGCCGTGGAACAGCTCCATGAAGCAGAATCTGAAACAAAAGCTCTTCGCTCAATGACACAGAGAATGATTTTGACTCAGGAAGAGATG GAGGAAGTTGTCCTGAAGAGATGTTGGCTTGCTCGTTACTGGGGGTTGGCTGTACAGCATG GCATATGCGCAGATATAGCAGTGTCAAAGCATGAATATTGGTCGGCACTAGCTCCTCTTCCATTTGAAGTTGTTGTTTCAGCGGGACAGAAGGCTAAAGAGGAGGCCTGGGATAGAG GTGGTGGTGATCCAGACCGGAGCAAACTTGTTCGGGATTTGAATGATCTGACAGGAGAAGGAAATATTGAGAGTATGCTTTCGGTTGAAATGGGCCTAAGGGAATTAGCATCTTTGAAG GTTGAAGATGCTGTTGTACATGCTTTGGGCAAGCACAGACGACTGAGTTTGCTTCATCAATCCGTCGCAG ATTCCAAATCACCGGGTGATCCCAAGTTGATAGATGCATTTG AACTAAGTGAAGAGGAGGGAGAAGATGTTCTTTTCAAAGAG gCTTGGTTAACATATTTATGGAGAAGAGCCAAAGTACATGGTGTGGAAGAGGATATCGCAGAAGAGCGGCTTCAGTTTTGGATCAGACGTAGTGGGCAGTCCCCTACTTCACACGATGCTGTGGATG TCAATCGAGGTTTATTTGAGCTTCGTAAATTGGGGATTGAACAGCAGCTCTGGGAAGCATCTCGTAAAGAAATTGACCAGCCATCTGCTGCTTTGTTGTCTAACCACAAATATTTGGAGGACTCGTGA
- the LOC18605187 gene encoding serine carboxypeptidase-like 45 produces MYSSPWKAMLIAVAMLQLCFSMEVESSLAHPDKIVRLPGQPRVGFQQFSGYVTVDEKKHKVLFYYFVEAEIDPASKPLVLWLNGGPGCSSVGVGAFSENGPFRPNGEVLVRNGYSWNREANMLYLETPIGVGFSYSTNSSSYVAVDDETTARDNLVFLQRWYHKFPNYRQRDLFITGESYAGHYIPQLAKLMVELNKKQNLFNLKGIALGNPVLEFAIDFNSRAEYFWSHGLISDSTYRMFTSVCNYSRYVSEYYRDSVSPSCSRVMSQVSRETSKFVDKYDVTLDVCISSVLSQSMVLNPQQVSERVDVCVEDKIVNYLNRKDVQKALHALLVGVRRWAVCSNILDYQLLNLEIPTISIVGSLIKAGIPVLVYSGDQDSVIPLTGSRTLVRGLAKELGLETTVPYRVWFEGKQVGGWTQVYGNILSFATIRGASHEAPFSQPERSLMLFKSFLEGKPLPEVF; encoded by the exons ATGTACTCTTCACCATGGAAAGCCATGTTAATTGCTGTAGCAATGCTACAGCTGTGCTTTTCCATGGAGGTTGAATCTTCTTTAGCTCACCCTGATAAAATTGTTAGGCTCCCAGGCCAACCCCGTGTGGGCTTTCAACAGTTCTCAGGATATGTTACTGTGGACGAGAAGAAGCATAAAGTCCTTTTTTACTACTTTGTGGAAGCAGAAATAGATCCAGCTTCAAAGCCTTTAGTCCTTTGGTTGAATGGAG GGCCTGGTTGTTCTTCCGTTGGAGTAGGGGCATTCTCTGAAAATGGGCCTTTCAGACCAAATGGAGAGGTTCTTGTTAGAAACGGTTACAGCTGGAACAGAG AAGCTAATATGTTATACTTAGAGACACCAATTGGAGTGGGGTTCTCTTATTCCACTAACAGCTCCTCCTATGTAGCAGTGGATGATGAGACCACGG CCAGGGACAATCTTGTATTCTTGCAACGCTGGTATCACAAATTTCCAAATTACAGGCAGAGGGATTTGTTTATAACAGGAGAAAGCTATGCAG GCCATTACATTCCTCAACTTGCAAAGCTTATGGTCGAACTCAATAAGAAGCAGAATCTGTTCAATTTGAAAGGAATTGCT CTAGGTAATCCCGTTCTGGAATTTGCCATCGACTTCAATTCAAGGGCTGAATATTTCTGGTCCCATGGGTTAATATCAGACTCAACTTACAGAATGTTCACTTCTGTCTGCAACTATTCTCGATACGTCAGCGAGTACTACAGAGACTCAGTTTCCCCTTCCTGTTCGAGGGTGATGAGCCAAGTAAGCAGAGAAACCAGTAAATTTGTGGACAAATATGATGTTACTCTTGATGTCTGCATATCATCGGTGCTCTCACAATCAATGGTTCTAAATCCACAG CAAGTATCTGAAAGGGTAGATGTATGTGTCGAAGACAAAATTGTGAATTATCTGAACCGGAAAGATGTCCAGAAAGCTCTTCATGCTCTGCTTGTTGGAGTTCGCAGATGGGCTGTCTGCAGCAA CATATTGGATTATCAGCTGCTCAACCTGGAGATCCCTACAATCTCTATTGTTGGTTCACTAATCAAGGCTGGAATCCCGGTCTTGGTTTACAG TGGAGATCAGGATTCTGTTATCCCATTGACTGGAAGCCGCACCCTGGTACGTGGACTGGCAAAGGAGTTAGGATTGGAAACAACTGTACCTTACAGAGTTTGGTTTGAAGGGAAGCAG GTTGGTGGCTGGACTCAAGTTTATGGTAACATCCTCTCATTTGCCACAATCAGAGGGGCTTCTCATGAAGCTCCTTTCTCACAGCCTGAGAGGTCACTCATGTTATTCAAGTCATTCCTTGAAGGGAAGCCTCTACCAGAAGTTTTTTGA